GCGAGGACCTGGCCCGGATGTTCGCCCTGGACGATCCGCCGACGGCGCTGTTCACCGGCAACGGCCGGCACACCGTGACGACCCTGCGGGCGCTGGAGGGGCGGCGGGTGGCGCTGGTCGGGTTCGACGACTTCGAGCTGGCCGACCTGCTCAGGCCGGGGGTGAGCGTGGTGGCGCAGGATCCGTCCTGGATGGGGCGGGTCTCGGCGGAGCTGCTGTTCCGCCGCCTGCGCGGCGACGGCGGCCCGTCCGAGCACCTCGAACTCCCGGTACGGCTCATTCCGCGCGGCTCGGGTGAACTCGCTCCGGAGGACCAGGGGTGAAGGCCGGGCCACGACCGCAGGCGGCTGTGGCCGTGGTCGGGCAGCGGGCCGGGCAGCGGGCAGCGGGCAGCGGGCAGCGGGCAGCGGGCAGCGGGCCAGGCTAGGCAGTCACTCGGCCGCGCGCGGGCCGCAACACGCCGGCCAGCGCGACCGCCACCACCACCCCCATCGCCCCCGACACGGCGATGGCCTGCCCCGGCGCGATCACCTCCCCCAGCACCCCGACCAGCGCCGCCCCCGCCGCCTGCCCCGTCATGAGCCCGGCCGACTGCAATCCGAACGCCTGCCCCCGCACCTCCTCGGGCACCGCCTCCACGAACCGCCGCTGCAACCCGAGCTGGTAGGCCAGCCCCGCAGCCGCCAGCGCCGCGAGCACCGCAGCCCACCCGACCCCCGGCAGGAACACGAACCCCAACCACGGCACCCCCAGCAGCACGGCCAGCGGCAGCGACAGCCGCTCCCGCCCGCCGGGCGTGACGAACCGCCCGACCGTGAACTCCCCCACCGCCATCCCACCGGCGGCAGCCGCGAGCACCACCCCGGCCTGGCCCTGCCCGCCGAGGTAGGGCACCACCATGGCCTCGGCCCCCGCCAGGCACACGCTCGGCAGCCACGCGGCCAGCAGCAGCCCGCGCACCTGGCCGTCGGCCAGCAGCCGCCGGTTCACCCGCAGGGTCTGCCGCACCGCGCCCCGCTCCCCTGCGCCGCGCGCCCGCTGGTACGGCAGCCCGCACCGCAGCACCACGGCCCCCAGCACGGAGAGTCCCGCCGTGACCCCCAGCGCGCCCGACGCCCCCGCGAAGGCCAGGAACGCGCCCCCGACCGCGAGCCCCGCGATCTGCCCGCCGGCCGAGGCGACGTTGAGCACCGACCGCCCCAGCACGAACGCGTCGCCGGGCAGCACCTCGGGCAGCATGGCCGCCCGCGCCGCGAAGAAGACCGGCGAGAGCACCCCCGTGCCCACGACCAGCGCCAGCATCGCCCACACCGGCAGCCCCGCCCAGGCCAGCAACCCGCAGGTGACCGCCCTGAGCAGCTCCCCCGCCACCATCAGCGCCCGCGCGGGCATCCGGTCGGCCAGGGACAGCAGGAACAGCCCGCCGAAGATGAACGGCAGCCACCCGGCCATGTACGCAGCGGCGGACAACCCGGGTGACCCGGTCCGCTCGTACACCAGGACCGACAGCGCCAGCATCTTGACCGAGTCGCCGACGATCAGCAGCACGAAACCGGCGAACAGGACCCGGAACTCCTTGACGGCGAACACCTCGCCGAACGTCGCACCCTTCACGTCCCCGATGCTCCGGCCACCCCTGCCGTCCGAGCGACTTCTTCGGATATAACCGAAAGGTGCTGGTGACGATCGAGGTCGTGCCGCAGGATCTGATGGCGAGCAGGTTCGCGATCTCCCCGCTGATCGAGACCATGCACGCGCAGTGGGTGCTGACGGGCCGCTACCGCGCGGGCGCCCACGGCGCGTGGGTGGCCCGGTGGCGCGAGACGCACAGGGAGCTGATGCGCCGGCACCCCGTGCTGCGCGCCGCCGGCGCGGTCAGCGGCAACAGGGGCGACGCGAACGTGGACTTCATCGCGCCCCCGCCGACCACCGTGGACGTGCCGTTCGAGGCGGAGCTGGCGGCCATGCGGGCGACCCCGCCGGCGCAGGCGCGCGCGGAGATCGAGCGGGTGCTGGCCAAGCGGCCCCCGGTGGCCCGCTGGGTCAGGGAGCTGCTGCTGGGGCCCGGGGTGGTGACGCGGTTCGCGGACGCGTACGAGGCGCTGTGGACGGAGATCCTCGCCCACGACTGGCCGCGCTTCCGTGCGATCCTGCAGCGGGACGTGGCCTACCGGGCCGGGCGGCTGGCCGCCTACGGCTGGCAGGCGGCGCTGGAGGACCTCAGCCCGAACGTGCACTGGCGGGCGGGCGGCCGGATCGAGATCGAGATGAGCTCGTCGGGCGACCATCGGCTCGGCGGCAAGGGGCTGCTCTTCGTGCCCTCGGCGTTCATGGAGACCATCGGCACCTATCTGGAGGACGACTGGCCGTACGCGATGGTCTATCCCGCCAGGGGGATCGCGGCCGCGCCCGCCCCGCCACCGCGGGACCTGGCCTCGCTGATCGGGCGCAGCCGGGCGCGCATCCTGGCCGAGCTGTCGGAGCCCGCCAGCACCACCCAGCTCGCCGCCCTGCTCGGGCAGAGCGTGGGCACGGCGGGCGGGCACATCGCCGCGCTGCGCAGGACGGGCCTCATCGCGGGCACCCGCACGGGCCGCAGTGTGTTGTACGCGCGCACGCCTCTGGGTGATGCGTTGGTCAACGGCTAGCCTGTGCTCCGGTAAGCACAAAGCTATAGTGGTTGCGCATCAGTTCTGCAAATCTGTTCACGGATCCCATCCAGGAGCGCGCGCATGAATGCCGCCGACGCCGTCCCCGAGGCTCAGGCCAGGTTCCCCCA
The nucleotide sequence above comes from Nonomuraea gerenzanensis. Encoded proteins:
- a CDS encoding MFS transporter; translation: MKGATFGEVFAVKEFRVLFAGFVLLIVGDSVKMLALSVLVYERTGSPGLSAAAYMAGWLPFIFGGLFLLSLADRMPARALMVAGELLRAVTCGLLAWAGLPVWAMLALVVGTGVLSPVFFAARAAMLPEVLPGDAFVLGRSVLNVASAGGQIAGLAVGGAFLAFAGASGALGVTAGLSVLGAVVLRCGLPYQRARGAGERGAVRQTLRVNRRLLADGQVRGLLLAAWLPSVCLAGAEAMVVPYLGGQGQAGVVLAAAAGGMAVGEFTVGRFVTPGGRERLSLPLAVLLGVPWLGFVFLPGVGWAAVLAALAAAGLAYQLGLQRRFVEAVPEEVRGQAFGLQSAGLMTGQAAGAALVGVLGEVIAPGQAIAVSGAMGVVVAVALAGVLRPARGRVTA
- a CDS encoding DUF5937 family protein, whose protein sequence is MLVTIEVVPQDLMASRFAISPLIETMHAQWVLTGRYRAGAHGAWVARWRETHRELMRRHPVLRAAGAVSGNRGDANVDFIAPPPTTVDVPFEAELAAMRATPPAQARAEIERVLAKRPPVARWVRELLLGPGVVTRFADAYEALWTEILAHDWPRFRAILQRDVAYRAGRLAAYGWQAALEDLSPNVHWRAGGRIEIEMSSSGDHRLGGKGLLFVPSAFMETIGTYLEDDWPYAMVYPARGIAAAPAPPPRDLASLIGRSRARILAELSEPASTTQLAALLGQSVGTAGGHIAALRRTGLIAGTRTGRSVLYARTPLGDALVNG